The genomic window ACAATACGAGGCCCGCCGCTCTGTGACGTGCCGACTGTTCGACAGATGGTGTCAAGCACACGAGCGTGTCGCCGCCTTCTGATTGCGTCAGCCATCGCCGGACACAAACCTGCGTGCTAGATTACGGCGGTCCTAAACTCACCAGGTTGAATGACGAGTTGGCGCAAGGTTACGTGACGTAATGATGATGTGATTAACGACGTCACAGGGCATGCCGTTGAAATAACATGTAAATCGATCTAGTGGGCACGTACATACGCACGGCGACCTTGCTGGTCGTTCCCCTCTCTTAAATGTCTGTTGGAACACCCACGCTGCCTTTACATTCAAAACACATAAGCAGATATGCAAGGTCACGAATGTGAAAGAATTAGTTCCGACTGACTATACTTGGAAAACTATTGTCAATTACATCCTATAACTATTGTTATATAATAACATGAGccaatattaaatgcgaagcatttcctagcgaacttcggtgaccttgagcattagtatctatctctctctctctctctctctctctctatatatatatatatatatatatatatatatatatatatatatatatatatatatatatatatatatatatatagccgctaACGTTcgcgtgctctcgtggtcacccgctTAGCCTGGCgggaactaaaattagcatgggagggtaagataatGTGAAGTACATGACGCGCTGGGCGAGACATGAATATTGTCGGAATCCCGTCAcgtatacgtcgtcaaacacttccctcctgacagtggcacatacccatgggtgggTGTGTGcagctggtatgcgggtatgtgccaaaggtgaTTGACGTTTCATTTCTACCAGGAACGGCCAGAACACACAAGGGTAATCTTAACGCGTgatcgttaagaaaaagctgacagtagcagcgttgaCCAAACCAATGTAAAGACAAAAATGTCagcgtcccagcaggaatcaaaccatgGCAATcttcgtggcaatgaagcattttaccacagaactacgccaggtctcggaagtacttttcaaagagacactaatcttcgtgaaacttcaatagtggttgcagtgctgcctacccaattttatagacATTACATATGAACTCCTtccgtacagccatcacgtccaCTTAACGTCAATCATCGcgagttgccatgcgctgaagttgatttatgtagcagtgtcgagggctaacatcttcgcgagcatcagcgcttcacatcAGTTTGTGGTGTTGcgaatacgcatgttctagttcgtatcgttgcgcaagtgcaaacacctgcttatgtaaacatctgcaactctgcaacttatgtctgtgcgtgcaatatttgtacatatatttggcgtcatttcatgacgtgtcgctgaatgaaaattgcaacatggtcaccttccctccgcctgcttcgcataacgtcgattccgaggtacgtgggatctgccatttttttctttcaatttcacCCGGCAACTCCGATAGTGACAtcagtcagtcaacaaacttTATTCGGGTTCTCAGGAACTATAGTCGCAGTGGCAGGCTGCACCCACGTTGGTGTTGGACAACCGTGGTTCTCCGCCCATTCGCCGGCCCTTTGTACTGTCCTTAGCTGTTCCTGGAGGCTGCCGCTTCTGAAGGCTCCATCACAGCCCTCGTATCTATTAAAACCTGGATGTCGTAACGCCAAACATTTGTCAGAGCGAGGACTCCAACTAGAAATACCCTTGATCCTTATCCGGACAATGTGGGTCGATGTTCAGAGCAAAGGAATTGTAGCGatataaaagttttttttaatttctaccACACTTGCTCAACAAGATATCCTGATAAACAAGGCGTGATAAACAATCTTTCGCTCCTTCAGAAGACgttgtacttcatttttaccggTTTTGGATCTGTGTGTACTCTGGTAGAAACCCTAGAAATATAGAACGTCAGGACGCCTCGTGCTAATATTTCCAGGCGGCCAGTTTTCCTTGTGTGTTTCCTTCTTACTTGTCCAGTATCTTCTTACCGCAAATCTGGGGTTTTCGATGCTACAAAAGAATAATTTGCTAACACTATACAGAACATGTTTCAATTTACTGAAAGAAATGATTCAGAAGAGCTCTAACGGAAGCAAGCACTCGGCATATTTATTTCAAAAATGTTTGAAATTCTGCGATATTCTCACATCGTTCAATGTAAAATGCGTTTAGGCGTACACAGACAACGTCAACAGAAAATGTCAATGAACAAATTGTTTTAGGTCCAACAAACATGCAACTGAAATTCAACACTAATGGTAAACAATGACCCTTCTCTTGTTCTCTTGATTGTTGACAGAATAAAAGTGCTATAAAATTTTCTGACTATCACCGATTTCTAGAGAACATAAACAGCTCAAGAGCGTCGCCAAGCAATGAGTAGATGATTAGGCGGGGAATACTAAATGATACGACGTATAATATCGGCCGCAAAGTAATAAGGAACACGCGAGAGCGCGGCGAAACTTACGTATGTGTCACGTAGTGGCAAGAAGTCTCGCATCGTGAACACAGCTCTCGCCACGCAATCGCAGTACGCTCCACTGCAGATGTCTCGCCGCGAGAAAGCACGTTCATGTGTTCCGTGTTATTTTGTGGTCGGCTGTACGGCGTCAGAGAACATCGTCAGTCCTCTCCGTCTACCTAAAAGCACGCTAAAAAATGCACATAAAATATTTCACCTAAATTTCACCTAAAGCACCAAACCTTCAAGAATCTGCAGAAATGCTTCGAGAAGTATCCGCCGCCTCGACCTTCTCAACGAGCTCCGCCACTTTAGCGATCAAGGCAGGAGCGGGGCCAAGAGCCTCGTGTGCGGCCTCAGTGCGCGGTGAATGGTCCATTCCCATGATATGGTGTGCCGCGCaagtgagaagtccctggttgcGCCCGATGACGTCTTCAACGACGAACCACTCCTCGTCTACACCATCCGTTAGTGCCCGGACAAGCAACTTGGTGACGGACCTGTTCTCGCGGAAATCATCGGCTAGCAGTTCAACGAAACAGTTGTTTTCTTTCGGGTCCCAGGACACAAAAGAGACCTCGGAAAGGGTGCCACTGCTCACAATTTTATCAACCAGGAACCACAAATTATTGTCACCTAGGCGGAATCCGCTGAGCTGCAGGGCTCGAATACCTTTGTTTATAGAGATCACATCAAGAATAACGCTGTGAGGTGGATCTCCCGATTGCGGTGTGACATCGAGATCCGGATGGTCGGAACCGATGAGCGCAAGTTCCTTAAGCGAGCCAGCAGTACTCAGGCACTTGCTCAGCTTGTGGAATGCGGGGACGTCAGACAGGGTTTCCCGAGTCAGGAGGAGCTTGAGTGTTGTCACGTGGTTCCAGGAGCACACTAGGTGGATGGCCTCCACGAAAGCCCTCGTACTCGGGTGGTCTAAAGAGCTGATCGCCACACTGCGCAGCGCTTCCGGAAACTCTCGAAGCTCTGCTAGCGCCGCAGAGTCGACTAAGTAGGAGTCTTCAAGACGCACTCGACCACTCATGCCGGTTTCCCTGATGGCTTGGCAAACCTGCATCAGATTGTTTCGGGACACATCTCTCAGTGATATGATCCGAAGAGATTCGACGGTGTTGGCGACGTTGAACAGGGCCAACAGGTCGTCTAACTTGAGCCCAGCCATGCTGAGGGTGAAAACGGAAAGTTCCACTCTCGCAGTGTTGTCAAACGCACGAAGCCAAAGACATCGTGACTGCATGGCCACTGGGTGACCCGGCTGTTTTACGCTACTTGCTAAACCGGCTGGTCGGCGCTCTGGCCAGGATTTGGGTACCGACCACTGGCAACCACTGATGTCGAGACTCCGAAGGTGCACTTTTTTACAAGACACCAGTTCGGCGAGCAGAGCCGCGCACTCGGCGTTCAGAAGGAAGCCCATAAGTCGGAGCTGCTCGAGATCACCGCGAAGGGCGAGCGGTCCGACGATGTCCTTGAGGTCCATGCACGTTCTTTCGAGATCCGCATGAACACCTTGCACGCTGAGAGAGGTTAGCTGCGTACCGTACGCCAAATAGCGTGAGAACATCGACACATTGTTCGGCGTGTACGAATGCAGGATGCTGACGTGCACCGACAGATCCTGGATGGTATCGTTGTGCAGCAGCTCACCAGTTAGCAGCAAGCCGCTCTCCTGGTCTAAAACGATGCCGAGCATCGAGAGACTGACGAGACACCTGGTGTCCTCGAGAAGTGTACATATGGAGTCTATCAGGAACGGCTGTACCGCGCCACTGCAAAGGACGATCAGCTCTCGCAGATGGGTCATCATGGAGATGGTCACGAACAGGTCGTCTCGAATGCCCCTGTGTAAAGAAAGTGGGCAAAGAGTGGATGGATAAGGTGATCGGAGAATGTGCAGCACAAGTGCCCTGGGAAAATAACTCGCGGACTTTCATGGCACTACACTGTCGACAGTAAagtctggcagacttggtgttctAAGAATTATGCACGGCGGATGATTAAAGAAGCGTTTTAACACATGCCAAATTCATCGTGGGGCAACGTTAGCTTTGGAATAATTGTGTATTAATTGCGACCGCAAAGCTATTTGAGTATATGAAGCGTAAGCTCCAAATACATGTGTTTTATGTTTTAAGGGTTTGTTTTAACAAGATCGTGACTGAACAACATGACAAAAGTTATCTGCTAACTTCTATCCGAATTTGCCCTCGCTATTTGCACTCTGGTATTATAGGAGCTGTATAATAATCAAATACGTTCCCCTTTCTCGTCTACTCGTGCTGACATTATTCAAGGAGCCGCCCACTTTTTTTTCGACTGGATACCACTACGTTTCGTCACTGAGCTACGTCATGCGAACATACTTGTACTTGCCTCTTCACTAACTCACCCCAACACTGAATTTACCTAAGCTGTCGTTCTAAGTTGAAGCAGAGACGAAACAGCGAGTTAACCACGATGAACTGGCTCATGCGAGGTGGTTAAGCGTCAAGAACAACGCCAGCAAAGGTAAGGGGTGCGCTAAAGCCCCCCTCCCCATTCCTCAAATTTCCACCTGCCATCTTTttctcctgcccccccccccaatagcGAGCATAGTGAAAAAACGTCTATCTTGCCACCCTCCCTCAACCCGAAAAAACTACCCCCCCTCAGAAAGTAAATCCTGGTGCGACGCCTTATAAGCATCAGGCTGACTTTTCACACGTGCACGTCGTTGTGAACAAGCCGCCACAGCTCTAACATAAAATTTCATAGGAAACAACAGATCTATTTTGAAAGCAGACTACACTAGATCAGCTCTCTTTCTTAGATTTCTTACATTAAATACAAGTCCTCTCGACCAAATATTGTTTCCAAAGTCATTCCCTGTTCTAGCTTGCCATCAAGTTACCAGTACATCCCGACCATGCACGACGGCTTCGTTTTTACTGCTATCATAAGCTCCTCTGATAGCGCCCATACTTCCCAAGATGGTCCCGGTAGCCGTGCCGACATGGGCAGGGGGCGTTGCACACGGAATAGGCGCCAAATGAAACACGAACGGCTGAGCGCTTGCCGCAAGCAGTACTGTGCGCCTCCAGCCATACCATGTGTGCCCTCCAGCCATCACAATAAACAGCTCCACTTCGCCCATCCGGTCTGGAAGCCCTGTGAGATGCCCCTACAGCAAGACATTTTCGCTTCCGTTTTAATTCCGATAGTCAAAActgagaaaaataaaataaaacaaaagttaTACGACCAAAAGCGCTAGACACGGCCACTCTAGCTTCCTATAATCACTGCGTCAGAAcgaaaacaccagaaaaaaatatttctttataAAGAGATGGCGCAGTGCTGCCAAGCTGGACGTGCGCACCTGtgaatggtgatgactggacggaGCGCACTATACCATTGCTAAAGCTTGGGCCACGCGCTCAGTATTGCGCGTTTCATTCAACACCGATAGCACCTATAAACTGACATCCCGGGTTCGGGTTAGTGTTATATTCAGTAATGTTCTTTATCACCTAAAACAACATCAACATCCAAACATCAGCTGTACTGTCATGCAACAATTGGCCATGCACGCATAGCTACTCACTCGTAGTCACCGAACCAACTGCCGATGATCAGCGTCCGTAGGCTAGTGTTTCTCTCAAGGGCCAAGACGACCACCTCCTGGTACTCGCCGAGTCCACAACCTTCAATGAGAGCGTCGTTGAGGTGTAGGCTCTCGACGCATTTGTGCTTGCTCAGAAGGACGTGAAAGAGTATCCGAGCGTCGCGGCTTCGCGCTCGCTGCCTGCAGCCGCCCTTGCCCCTGTAGAAGACCCGCTCAAGGGACAGCTTCCCCGGACCTCGGAGTTCTCGCAGCTGCAGGCCGACGTGCCATAAGACGTAATTCCAACGAGACAGGTGGTCGAAGACGTGACAGACGGACGTCGGAGCGCTGGGGCTGTCTTCACCAGTACCACTTTTCGCGCTGCAAGGAACGCTCAAACCGGGAACGCGTCTTTCGAGTTCTTCGAAATCCAGCTCTTCCATCCCAACGCGTATTCTGCCGCTCGTGGTGTAGTGGGAGGGATATTCAGTAGCTGGCTGTCCAATGCCCTCTACTCCAGAAAACACGGTCCGAGCAAGGAACGAGGCGGCATGTTAACGCATTGCTGACTCGCTTACAAATGCTTTCTTGATTGCCCAGCGGACACCAGTATATGTTCTCCTGGGTCTTGACGTCACATCGGATATCAATCTGGGGCCGGCCGTTCAACTATCGCACAACAGCTTCAGCTCCGGGCAAGCCGACGAAGTTTGTAATACACACTTTATTGTTGCAGACGGAAAACGGGTCTTTAATAGCAGATTCTCGCGCGCAGACATTATCGCGACCAGCAGATTATCACGCTTGAGCATTCCACTGACTCAATGCCTGTGACACTTTTTGCACCCATGCGCCTACACGATAGACGCGTCATATGTTTTCATTAGAGTGCCAAACGTTGTGCGCATATGAAAGTTGTGCAAAAGGAAAGCCTTACCAATTAGACTCACTAGCTTAGAATAGCAAGAATACGACTGTTCGGCCTCTCGCTGAGGGTCTTGCATCTGTGGctgatgtttttctttttttttaactgggtGAGTGCTCCTGTAAAATGTGCCTCACACTAAAGGCTATCTTCAGGCCAGGAAACGCATTTGACAAACCTCGGGTGATTCCCCTGTCAATAAAAGTCTGGGAGAGGTCCCTCGAAAAAGGATTCGAAAATATTGCAGaccttatgcctagttcacactgaaacatccgctttctacagcgaccgaaattcccctgccgctgaaacgcagcgtcgttcgcactggacgcgccccacgccgccgaatatgccatctactacaaggcgaacgcgggatggatgcgctctcacccggttgttgtcgcggctcgcaaacgctactacgctatccggtggtgtatacttcgacgattctcgtacgcaagaagcaagaaaagacagtacggcttactttgctggcaagtggctttcttgtaatgcacgaagagcagaaaaaccaccgacgccagcggcgttggcggGTTCGTTTTGCTGTGCaacaccgcaacaagctcggtcacctctttcacgaaatacggaggcaaagtaggcacagagtaggttaaactcccgttggtttcaacattaaGTTACGTgaactgcggcataacaagtgagtagggcttggccgccatttttcaaaattccttgactagtgcccctattggtccgcggtgaccgactcggcggcagacgccacaaaaatcggtccgagaacGATCGgagcggagagggccctttcggcggatctcgccgccgccgaaccggattcggagcactttcggcggccataatgctcagtgtgaacgcggtcTTACTGGGGCTTTTGCGCGAACTTTTTCGGACTTTCAGTCAAAAGGACTTTCAGTCAAAACCGTATTTGACCACCCGAGAGTGGTCAAATGCGGTTTCTAGACGTCAAGGTGGCCTTTAGTgcaaagcacacttgcttgggGTGCTTACCCCACTAAAAAAAACCTGCTTCTATTTCTATCGCACCTTTTTAAGTTGTTCAAGTGCggatgcccgttaaagaacctgaggtaatcgaaatttccggagccctccactacggcatttctcataatcatatggtggttttgggaccttaaagcGTATCAATCAAGTTGTTCAAGCGCTATTAGCCCCAAAAACGAACACTGGCGGGGCGACCGTCAGGGTGAAGTGGCGTCCCTGCGAAGACTGTTTTGCTCCACGGCCATGTATCGCCTTTTTCTATGCCTGCCGTGTGTCCGTTCTTGAACGATGTGGCGGTGACAAATGCTCGTTGTACAATGCGAATCTAGCTATGTAGAAGCCATTTTTTACGCGGCTAGTGAAAGTTAAATATACGCTACAGAAATGTGCGATAATCTAATGGGCAAACTGCCACCTGAACTGTGGTAATGGTGGTGTATTATACAGCAGGGCATTAGTGGTTTTGCGAGGCTCACTTCAAGAAATCAGAGCTAAAAAGCTTTACGCTGATTATATAAAATAATTACAACTTGACATGCACTGCGAGGTTAGACCATGTGTCCTGAATAATCACAAATAAGAGTGTTTTGAAATTCACTAAATACAACGTGGTTTTTACGTAGATTATTTGGGTGATTTCACAAAGCTGCGCTTTTTTTGCTAAGGGAGACGTTAGATAGATCTACCATATAAAATTTTAATGTATCCAGCATGTTGAACAAATGTATATGTTCCCACACAACTTTCTGGTAAATGCTGAGATTTTATTGTTCTTGAATTGAACGAATATTTACTTTGAACAGCCAGTGAACCTCACTTATGTCACCGTATATTCCGACTTTCATGAACTGCTGGTCCGATCAAACACCGCGTCACAACCGGTAATGTTTTATTCACGTGGAAGCACTACTGATGACAATCGCTTGAAAATCAAATGATTGAAAGTCAGAATAagccatgacgatagttatagcgcgaaaacagaacgacgacaaaaagacaaggaggacacgaaggacacgtgtccttcttgtgtctttgtcgtcgttttgttctcgcgctataactatcgtcatgtcataccaactagcccaagctgccacacttcaaaaTGAGTGTTGTGAACGGTTTCTATGGTGGTCTCAGCAACGTGACCCACGTAATAATTAAACGATCTTCACCTCGATGAATCAGTGTCGGGTCTCGCACGTCTTATGCACATACAAGTTATCAAGCTCGCGTGTATTCAAGTGTAAGAAAAATTAATTTTCGAGTGAGCAAGAAAACCGGTCTTTACGAGTGTAACAGCGCCGTTGCTACGATGGTGCATGAAGTTTCCACAGTTAATTAACACtcgttttacagcaaaagctgttatgagatcacaactcgggtaacgcgcagttgtccgcagccgtcgccgccggtgtccgtaaccatatcgcgcgaaattagaaaaaaaaacctagcaccaacaACACAGCGGGGCTCAAATCCTGGTCCTctgggtgccagctcagtattcaaCCACTAAGCTATGCCACTGCTTGTGACTTGGCAAACCTGCCTtcgacaggcttgatgtcgggaaagcaatcgtggtAATACTACTTATAATGCGTTTTAAAACggcaaaggaacaaccagtcgtcgcacaatgcgaaaagcgtaacgagtgggccatccaatgacccaacccattacaaaagcttgttcttgttctcctatcTACTGTGACGCAtaaccacttcagccataattccttatcgtcgtcagTCCCTGCATGAACAATATGCACAATATTCCTTGCAATtgtgtagcagataccacgcttctcagaagaatgacgaaaaatagcatagctagTGCCACCCTACTACCCAAGAACATTTATTAATAacgccctagtgggtatcaagcaagtgtgcttgtaatagataatgatgaaacaagcgcaaaaatacacacactctgAAAGGACACAggcaagcgcttactagcaactgaaacatttattttgaagcgaacactaataaatacatcacacgcatgtacgtcattcccgacttcccctgtcatcatcaacaacgtgatataacaaaatgtgcacgcgcccacaaccggaaacaaacacgtgccAAGAACTAAGAAATGAAAAtgtgataaaaaaacaaaaaaacaaaaaaactaaacaaacaaaaaaaacaaaaaatgtaacacagagaaaaacactgggttaATTGACGTCCGAAAAATCAAGTTCCACATCTGTTAGTAGAACAGacgcttggctgacgcaactgtcccctcctttccttattctatacgcttccattatttctctcgtcgtccgcttgttgtgcctgtcaattctTCGTGTGTCGAAAAATTTTggttggcaggtgcactccttgcagtgcatcgctaagtgtgagtaaggaGCTCCCTTTAGggaactctcatgttcacgaaggcgcacattcATGCACCCacccgtctgaccaacgtattccttCCCACGTGTGAAAGGAGTTCCGTATACATCTTTTTTGCTCTCAACGTACCTCCTGCCATGCTTTATGCTACATCTGTTCGATTCTCCAGTTCCTTTCTTGTTGACTAGCCTTTCTACTGCTGAACAAATCTTTGataatttgttttcagctgaaaaaacaacccgCACGCCATACCTAATGCAATTTTTTTCAACCTACGTGAAATAGTCTGCAGATACGGGATGACCACTGTCCGCTCTCTGTCACCCTCCACTTGTCTCCTCTCTTCGCTTGTGCCAATGATAGAACTTTTTACTTTTCGACGATTCTCCTCACATGCCAAAAGGATACATTCATCCTGGTAACCAGCTTCCCTCAAGCGGTTGATCTGTGCGGAAACACTCTCATTCATTGAGTGTACGCACGATTTCATGAGGGCAGCTTTGATGCAAGAAGTTGCAATCCCATTCTTTACTATCTTCTAATGTGCCGAATGATAGCTCAGCAATGGTTTTTCCGATCTAGGGTGATACATCCAACACGTGTGAAAAGGAGACAAATTAATTTTTAGGTCCAAAAACTGAATGCGTCGTTCCTTTGGCACCTCAAAAGTAATCTGTAAACCACACCCGTTTTTTCCTAAAAGCTTTTAAAACAGTCACTAACGTGCTCATACCCGGATCATTTTTTACCAAAACAAGATAAAAAACATTGTCTGTGTCTGTAGAAAGTTTTATGGAGATTTTGGCCATGTGTCTAAGTTCCACGCTAGTCGGGTGGAATGAAGAATCGTACGTCCAAAAGGATGGGATTTGCATTGGGTCTAGTGTCGCCCCGATCTTATGCAATGTTTTTTTGAGCAAACTTGACACAGCAGTAGGTAAGGAGCTAGATGGTATGGATCTGAAGCTGTTCAGATTTGTATATGACTACTTTGTTTTGGTAAAAAAACGATCCGGGTATGAGCCCGTTAGTGactgttttaaaagctttttgaaaaaacgGGTGTGGTTTGCACTTTACCTTTGAGGTGCCAAAGGAACGACGCATTCAGTTTCTGGACTTAAAAATTAATTTGTCTCCGTTTCACATGTGTTGGATGTATCACCCTAGATCGGAAAAACCATTGTTGAGCTATCATTCGGCACATTCGAAAATAGTAAAGAATGGGATCGCAACTTCTTGCATCAAAGTTGCCCTCATGAAATCGTGCGTACACTTAATGAATGAGAGTGTTTCCGCGCAGATCAAGCGCTTGAAAGGAGCTGGTTACCAAGATGTATGTATCCTTTTGGCATGTGAGAAGAATCGTCGGGAAGTAAAAAATGCAATCATTGACACAAGTGAAGAGAGGagacaagttgagggtgaaagagagCGGACAGTGGTCATCCCGTATATGCACTATATTTCACAtaggttgaaaaaagttgcattaaggtATGGCGTGCGGGTTGTTTTTTCAGTTGAAAACAAATCATCAAAGATTTGTCCAGCAGTAGAAAGGCTAGTCAACATGAAAGGAACAGGATAATCGAACAGATGTAGCATAAAGCATGGCAggaggtacgttgagtgcaaaaaagatgttgtatacggaactcctttcacatgtggaaaTGAATACGTTGGTTAGACGGGTCGGtgcataaatgtgcgccttcgtgaacatgaaAGTTCCCTAAagggggccccttactcacacttagcgatgcactgcaaggagtgcaccctccaaccgaaattttccgacacacgaataattgacaggcacatcaagcggacgacgagagaaataatggaagcgtatagaataaggaaaggaggggacagttgcgtcagccaagcatcagttctactaacagatgcgaAATTCGCtttttttggacgtcacataacccagtgtttttctctgtgtaacggttttttttttgtttctttgattttttcggtttttgtttttttttacgttttttttcttagtccttgacacgtgtttgtttccggttgtgggcgcatgcatattttgttatattacGTTGTTGATtatgacaggggaagtcgggaatgacgtacatgcgtgtgatgtatttattagtattcgcttcgaaataaaattttcagttgctagtaagcggttgtctgtgtcctttctgagtgtgtgtatttttgcgcttgtttcatcatgaacctttaccaacacgcccaactggcagtcatcctaaatgtaATAGTTACCCAACGAGTCTtctgaaaaagctctgaaaggccgctcttctagctttcacggtgactgtgctgcgccttccgcacaggtCTGGCGTCTTTTAGTGAAATGAAGCCCGAAATTGCTGCGAGGAAATCGTGAAACTACATGACGAATGAGCAAAAACATAAGATAAGCAAGTACAACACCTGCGGTGGTATTCTAGGCCAATAACGTTGGAGGTACTTTGCATGGATGGAATGGATAGATGGTAAagctttatttcgtcagaaagcaactgcggatgattccttgttagatggccatcaacccaaagTTGGCggtgacctgtgtggcccactccacgacccttaactggacgattGGGTCTGAGCTgctcaacacggcctcccagtacTTTGCAAGCCTTGATACTTCAtgcatatatttttattttttgtaactGCGCAAACAACTtggtaaagaaacaaaaaaaaattgggaaacccttaagcttcgcctttaagatttGAACGCAATCGAGATATTCTGTTcccagtgcgtacttcaaacgccTGGTGCATTAAATCtattcgaacttgctatgcacccttcGGGCAGCAGTGCGTGCGTCTTCTACAGTGGGTGACCGGCTTAAACCCATGAAGTTATGATAATGTCATGTTCTGACGTCCGatagcaatgtacgcttgtaccaccaTTATTACGACAATATTTCAAGTTGTATCGTGacgcatgtatacaggacgcgcgcGTTTGTGAGGCATGGATGTTACTTTCACTATGTCTCCAAGCATACGAAGTTATTCTTTACTGTATTTTAACAAGCAGATACTTCACTGTGTGGTAATATACCCGCTGCTTGCCCCGCGAACGACACTGTTCAATCCCACTCAGAcccataatttttttcttattcacttTAATTTGCACCTTTttttgattttttggtcacgcaaacACTATCGATTTTTCGGTCATAACCATAACCACCGA from Rhipicephalus microplus isolate Deutch F79 chromosome 7, USDA_Rmic, whole genome shotgun sequence includes these protein-coding regions:
- the LOC142767327 gene encoding uncharacterized protein LOC142767327; protein product: MEELDFEELERRVPGLSVPCSAKSGTGEDSPSAPTSVCHVFDHLSRWNYVLWHVGLQLRELRGPGKLSLERVFYRGKGGCRQRARSRDARILFHVLLSKHKCVESLHLNDALIEGCGLGEYQEVVVLALERNTSLRTLIIGSWFGDYEGIRDDLFVTISMMTHLRELIVLCSGAVQPFLIDSICTLLEDTRCLVSLSMLGIVLDQESGLLLTGELLHNDTIQDLSVHVSILHSYTPNNVSMFSRYLAYGTQLTSLSVQGVHADLERTCMDLKDIVGPLALRGDLEQLRLMGFLLNAECAALLAELVSCKKVHLRSLDISGCQWSVPKSWPERRPAGLASSVKQPGHPVAMQSRCLWLRAFDNTARVELSVFTLSMAGLKLDDLLALFNVANTVESLRIISLRDVSRNNLMQVCQAIRETGMSGRVRLEDSYLVDSAALAELREFPEALRSVAISSLDHPSTRAFVEAIHLVCSWNHVTTLKLLLTRETLSDVPAFHKLSKCLSTAGSLKELALIGSDHPDLDVTPQSGDPPHSVILDVISINKGIRALQLSGFRLGDNNLWFLVDKIVSSGTLSEVSFVSWDPKENNCFVELLADDFRENRSVTKLLVRALTDGVDEEWFVVEDVIGRNQGLLTCAAHHIMGMDHSPRTEAAHEALGPAPALIAKVAELVEKVEAADTSRSISADS